A single region of the Dietzia lutea genome encodes:
- a CDS encoding FAD synthetase family protein produces the protein MSGRRACTRATVNTHVRITHLNCSGGRMLRGGALVGDVRPAERPDSEQLRGHARDDPPRLPTVIRIAAFSGEAPSRPRTIACGVFDGVHRGHQAVISGCDTVVTFDRHPRGMLAEAPPRLATTQLMRERLAALAVREIVLLEFDSNMRQMPPDAFASQILARRLQADSVRVGSNFRFGKDGAGRPRDLGGHGFAVEVQPLVEQGGTPISSSTIRSLVSAGEVERARQMLGCPHEVALISPANPALDAGIRLVEDGHAAPATGRYNCLVATAVGGWVPRQVSFAGGVAEIAGFADGPPLPDHALAVQLLECID, from the coding sequence ATGTCTGGGCGGAGGGCGTGCACCCGTGCTACGGTTAACACGCATGTCCGAATTACTCACCTCAACTGCTCGGGAGGGCGAATGTTGCGAGGCGGCGCACTGGTCGGAGACGTTAGACCGGCCGAGAGACCGGACAGCGAACAGCTGCGTGGGCACGCGCGCGATGATCCGCCACGACTTCCCACGGTGATACGCATCGCGGCATTCAGCGGAGAAGCCCCCAGTCGCCCGCGCACCATTGCTTGTGGAGTATTCGACGGTGTCCATCGCGGACATCAGGCCGTGATTTCGGGCTGCGACACTGTGGTCACCTTCGATCGCCACCCTCGTGGCATGCTCGCCGAGGCCCCGCCTCGCCTGGCCACAACACAGTTGATGCGCGAGCGTCTCGCGGCGCTCGCCGTGCGTGAAATAGTATTGCTCGAGTTCGACTCCAACATGCGCCAAATGCCCCCAGATGCTTTCGCAAGCCAGATTTTGGCACGGCGCCTTCAAGCCGACTCGGTCCGCGTGGGGTCAAACTTCAGATTCGGGAAAGACGGCGCGGGAAGGCCGCGCGATCTAGGTGGCCACGGCTTCGCAGTCGAGGTGCAGCCGCTCGTCGAGCAGGGCGGAACTCCCATATCGTCTTCGACGATCCGGAGCCTCGTCTCCGCGGGCGAGGTCGAGCGCGCTCGGCAGATGCTTGGGTGCCCGCATGAGGTCGCTCTCATTTCTCCGGCCAACCCGGCACTCGATGCGGGCATTCGGCTCGTCGAGGACGGTCATGCCGCTCCCGCGACTGGGCGCTACAACTGCCTCGTTGCCACTGCCGTGGGTGGCTGGGTCCCACGCCAAGTGTCGTTCGCCGGCGGCGTCGCCGAGATTGCGGGTTTCGCGGACGGTCCGCCACTCCCGGATCACGCTCTCGCTGTGCAGCTGCTCGAGTGCATCGATTGA